The following proteins are encoded in a genomic region of Chloracidobacterium sp.:
- a CDS encoding tetratricopeptide repeat protein produces MLQRSLLCLTLLLVVAAGARAQTDVALVLPFENTSSRSEFNWVGESFADSLSDLLRVPGLNVVTNEERKLIQQRLRIPLTALPSLATSLKLAREANATILISGQYNVEPSPNDMAAAIIVTAKVVRVNEGRFLSEEMPDGSRVTRDIRVSDALGNLQTIQGQIAYQILYQRDKSLPYSQNDMITAATKVPARAFEAYTKGLLTPISQIDVRENYFRNAVRLYSEATSGGVYSEADLELGHINMGRRKVNEAIDAFEQVITAHNRCVDRAKQESKAPNCRDEMYAEASFYIGILQWQQGNYESALATLRPLADDLKLTSIYNALGAIAIQASRTEKKNPGKAAALQTEGLELLKRAADSTPDDANIHFNYAAALFLAGNMADAAPEFRQAISAAPRDGEAYFMLSKALEAIKDPLAKDMDNEARKYLTANNRYATLEREWQRSKTIANLALRVEVPLRKDFVSVIMSRSYGAAAAKAQVTETDDLLTTARAQVKAGQDDDAMATLRRILASEPMSAESYLLLGKIHLRRGDLEQAISSFKTSIFWDNRMIEAHVALGKIYVEKGDCLQAKNYTASALDINSEDPDAIALQRLSERCSK; encoded by the coding sequence ATGTTGCAACGCTCGTTATTGTGCCTGACCTTACTGCTCGTTGTCGCTGCCGGCGCACGGGCGCAGACGGATGTCGCATTAGTGCTGCCGTTCGAGAACACGTCGTCGCGTTCGGAATTTAATTGGGTGGGCGAGAGCTTTGCGGATTCGCTCAGCGACCTTCTGCGGGTGCCGGGCCTTAATGTTGTTACGAATGAAGAGCGTAAACTTATCCAGCAGCGGCTGCGAATACCTCTCACGGCTTTGCCGAGCCTTGCGACGTCGCTGAAACTCGCCCGCGAAGCGAACGCAACGATCCTTATCTCAGGCCAATATAATGTTGAACCATCGCCGAATGATATGGCCGCCGCCATCATCGTTACGGCAAAGGTCGTGCGTGTGAATGAGGGCCGTTTTTTGAGCGAGGAAATGCCCGACGGAAGCCGTGTTACACGGGATATCAGGGTCAGTGATGCCTTGGGCAACCTTCAGACCATCCAAGGGCAGATCGCATATCAGATACTTTATCAACGCGATAAATCATTGCCGTACTCACAGAACGATATGATAACCGCGGCGACAAAGGTGCCCGCGCGTGCATTCGAGGCATATACAAAAGGCCTTTTAACGCCGATATCACAGATCGATGTGCGTGAGAATTACTTCCGCAACGCGGTGCGTCTTTACAGCGAGGCGACATCGGGCGGCGTTTACAGCGAGGCCGATCTCGAACTTGGCCATATAAATATGGGCCGCCGAAAGGTCAACGAGGCGATCGACGCTTTCGAGCAGGTCATTACCGCTCATAATCGCTGCGTGGACAGGGCCAAACAGGAAAGCAAGGCTCCGAATTGCCGCGACGAGATGTATGCCGAAGCGTCTTTTTATATCGGTATTTTGCAGTGGCAGCAGGGTAATTATGAATCTGCTTTGGCAACGCTGCGGCCGCTCGCCGACGATCTCAAGCTGACGAGCATTTATAACGCACTCGGGGCGATCGCGATACAGGCTTCGCGTACCGAGAAAAAGAACCCAGGCAAGGCCGCCGCTCTTCAAACCGAAGGACTCGAACTGCTGAAAAGGGCCGCGGACTCAACGCCTGATGATGCGAACATACATTTCAACTACGCAGCAGCACTGTTTCTGGCCGGAAATATGGCAGATGCGGCGCCTGAATTTCGGCAGGCGATCTCTGCCGCACCGCGCGACGGCGAGGCTTACTTTATGTTGTCCAAGGCGTTAGAGGCGATCAAAGACCCGCTTGCCAAGGATATGGACAATGAGGCCCGCAAATATCTGACGGCGAATAACCGCTATGCTACTCTCGAACGCGAATGGCAACGCTCAAAGACGATAGCCAATCTCGCGTTGCGTGTTGAGGTGCCGCTGAGAAAGGATTTTGTAAGCGTCATAATGAGCCGAAGCTATGGTGCCGCCGCGGCAAAGGCGCAGGTCACCGAGACCGACGATCTGCTTACGACCGCACGTGCACAAGTCAAAGCCGGACAGGACGATGATGCAATGGCGACGCTGCGCCGCATCCTCGCGAGCGAACCAATGTCGGCAGAGAGTTATCTGTTGCTCGGCAAGATCCACCTGCGACGCGGCGACCTCGAACAGGCGATATCGTCGTTCAAGACATCGATCTTCTGGGACAATCGTATGATCGAGGCACATGTCGCGCTAGGCAAGATCTATGTCGAGAAAGGCGATTGTCTTCAGGCAAAGAACTATACCGCATCGGCACTCGACATCAATTCTGAAGATCCGGATGCCATCGCATTACAAAGACTGTCAGAAAGATGCTCGAAATGA
- the lnt gene encoding apolipoprotein N-acyltransferase, whose amino-acid sequence MAIAGAGLLILAFPDFDQWYLAWFALVPLMYAVEREKASAPASFLTGWLFGTLFFFGSCWWLTYAPIHYAGFPVWLAYFLLLCVCLLVGLFPALFAGILSLLVRRFGDRAYLAAPFLWVFTEFLRYWLTGNNWNAVGYSQAFTWFTEQGLLPAQVGGVYLVGFSILVFNLLFASVFLARRKVRNIQQSRETIPVIDESDIVTLGLSTETVKSDDVIERSDPNSAIELSSTTYLFPIIGVVFLFLHVLGDYGKASKVFRIRNIRTLLAILLVPTVFSFFVWIVTIVPNFSYGRFPNGDTFIIAVQPNVPMSGLDQSKFELFRDKQIESSRSAFEKDLARYEANDLGMLDNIYDESDAEFYREIYAKKPKIVVLPESPMNFMYTDDREFRRFIGDFARENNVSVLFNSAEPEPNGTQYYNSAVLVGPDGLKAAQYNKIYLLPFGESVPPPLEGILRGFVGNFAYGRDHDLVPVGDAKAGIMICFESHFGALSRQFVLNGADVLIEMTNDGYLGPTPVLRQHLANAVFRAVETNRPVIRVTNVGITAYINERGRVLDEAPTYQEATRVWSVSKSDGSQTFYVKYGDWFAWLCTAVTLAMLLMCFWRKRPEPVEAVRS is encoded by the coding sequence ATGGCGATCGCCGGCGCGGGTCTGCTTATCCTTGCGTTCCCGGATTTTGATCAATGGTACTTAGCATGGTTCGCGCTTGTGCCGCTGATGTACGCTGTTGAGCGTGAGAAAGCATCGGCACCCGCTTCGTTCCTAACGGGTTGGCTGTTCGGGACGCTGTTTTTCTTCGGCTCGTGCTGGTGGCTGACCTATGCTCCGATACACTACGCGGGCTTTCCGGTGTGGCTGGCGTACTTTTTGCTGCTTTGCGTGTGTCTGCTCGTCGGGCTGTTTCCGGCATTGTTTGCCGGAATTCTATCGCTGCTGGTGCGACGCTTCGGTGATCGGGCATACCTCGCGGCTCCGTTCCTATGGGTATTTACTGAATTTCTGCGCTACTGGCTGACCGGAAATAATTGGAATGCGGTTGGATATTCGCAGGCATTTACATGGTTTACAGAGCAGGGTTTATTGCCGGCTCAAGTCGGGGGAGTGTATTTAGTTGGGTTCTCAATTCTAGTTTTCAATTTACTCTTTGCGAGTGTTTTTTTGGCGAGAAGGAAGGTTCGTAACATTCAACAAAGTCGCGAAACGATTCCCGTCATAGATGAAAGTGACATAGTGACTCTCGGGTTATCGACTGAGACTGTCAAGTCGGACGATGTTATAGAACGATCTGACCCGAATTCAGCGATTGAACTAAGCAGTACCACATATCTTTTCCCAATAATCGGGGTTGTTTTCCTTTTTTTACACGTCTTGGGTGACTACGGAAAAGCGTCGAAGGTATTTAGGATCAGGAATATCAGAACTCTGTTGGCGATCTTGCTTGTGCCTACGGTATTTTCCTTTTTCGTATGGATCGTTACGATAGTGCCGAACTTTTCCTACGGAAGGTTCCCTAACGGGGATACTTTCATAATAGCCGTCCAACCAAATGTGCCGATGAGCGGCCTAGATCAATCAAAGTTCGAATTATTTCGCGACAAACAGATCGAGAGTTCAAGATCAGCCTTCGAGAAGGATCTTGCCCGGTATGAAGCTAACGATTTGGGAATGTTGGATAATATCTATGATGAGAGCGATGCGGAGTTCTACCGCGAAATTTACGCGAAGAAGCCGAAGATCGTTGTTTTGCCCGAATCGCCGATGAACTTTATGTACACCGATGATCGTGAATTTCGGCGGTTCATAGGTGATTTCGCCCGCGAGAACAATGTGAGCGTCCTGTTCAATTCAGCGGAGCCCGAGCCTAACGGCACGCAATATTACAACTCGGCCGTTCTCGTTGGCCCGGACGGCCTCAAGGCAGCACAATATAACAAGATATATCTGCTGCCGTTCGGCGAAAGTGTGCCGCCGCCACTTGAAGGGATACTGCGAGGCTTTGTAGGAAATTTCGCATACGGCCGCGATCACGATCTTGTACCGGTCGGGGACGCCAAGGCCGGCATAATGATCTGCTTTGAGTCGCACTTCGGCGCACTTTCGCGGCAATTCGTACTTAACGGTGCCGATGTCCTTATAGAGATGACAAATGACGGTTATCTCGGCCCGACGCCTGTGCTTCGGCAGCATCTTGCGAATGCGGTCTTTCGTGCCGTCGAGACGAACCGTCCGGTCATACGCGTAACGAATGTCGGCATCACGGCTTACATAAACGAACGCGGCCGGGTACTCGATGAAGCTCCGACATACCAAGAGGCTACGCGTGTATGGAGTGTTTCAAAGAGCGACGGCTCGCAGACCTTCTATGTGAAATACGGCGATTGGTTCGCGTGGCTGTGCACGGCGGTGACGTTGGCCATGCTTTTGATGTGCTTTTGGCGAAAGAGGCCGGAGCCGGTCGAAGCTGTCCGTTCCTAG
- a CDS encoding peptide chain release factor 2, protein MGGFFDAPKKQAELEKLEQQISASGFWDDNEAAQKVVQERSRIEKALERQKRFDTGVSDADVLFEFAAEDGDSAIELEALLERLEKEVTAAEVESLLSGETDANNAICSLQAGAGGTDAQDFCQMLLRMYLRWCEKRGFKAEILDEQAGSEAGLKSATFRVEGEYAYGLLAAEAGVHRLVRISPFNSGGSRETSFASMFVSPEIDENIEVKIEDKDLRVDTYRSTGAGGQHVNTTDSAVRITHLPTGIVVTCQNQRSQIQNRAVAMQVLRSKLYELELEKRREGAAELEAGKMDISFGSQIRNYVLHPYRLVKDTRTKHETSDVDSVLDGELDDFIQEFLVYKKGEAPAV, encoded by the coding sequence TTGGGAGGTTTCTTTGACGCGCCAAAAAAACAAGCGGAACTAGAAAAACTCGAGCAGCAGATATCTGCATCCGGTTTTTGGGACGACAACGAAGCGGCCCAAAAGGTTGTGCAGGAACGTTCGCGTATTGAAAAGGCACTTGAGCGGCAGAAGCGTTTTGATACCGGCGTATCTGATGCGGATGTGCTTTTTGAATTCGCGGCCGAGGACGGTGATTCGGCTATCGAGCTTGAAGCATTGCTGGAGCGTCTCGAAAAGGAGGTTACGGCCGCCGAGGTCGAATCGCTCCTGTCGGGCGAGACCGATGCGAATAATGCCATTTGCTCGCTGCAGGCAGGTGCGGGCGGGACCGATGCTCAGGATTTTTGCCAAATGCTCCTGCGGATGTATCTGCGTTGGTGTGAGAAACGCGGTTTCAAGGCCGAGATACTCGATGAACAAGCGGGCAGCGAGGCAGGGCTTAAGTCGGCGACATTCCGCGTAGAAGGCGAGTATGCCTACGGCCTTCTTGCTGCTGAAGCGGGCGTCCACCGGCTTGTGCGTATCTCGCCGTTCAATTCGGGCGGCAGCCGCGAGACGTCGTTCGCATCGATGTTCGTAAGTCCTGAGATAGACGAGAATATCGAGGTCAAGATCGAGGATAAGGACCTCAGAGTGGATACGTACCGCTCAACCGGTGCAGGCGGCCAGCACGTCAACACGACCGATTCGGCAGTGAGAATTACGCATCTTCCTACGGGAATTGTGGTAACTTGTCAGAACCAGCGGTCGCAGATCCAGAATCGAGCCGTTGCGATGCAGGTACTGCGCTCGAAGCTGTACGAACTCGAACTGGAAAAACGCCGCGAGGGTGCCGCCGAGCTTGAAGCCGGCAAGATGGACATTTCATTCGGCTCGCAGATACGCAATTATGTGCTGCATCCGTACCGTCTGGTCAAGGACACTCGTACAAAGCACGAGACGTCGGACGTCGATTCGGTTCTGGACGGTGAGCTGGACGATTTCATTCAGGAATTTTTGGTTTACAAGAAAGGTGAGGCTCCGGCCGTATAG
- a CDS encoding DNA translocase FtsK 4TM domain-containing protein, protein MKTCPTCKKTYDDETNFCLADGSTLLKSKRAKAATHTIVNDIVALLLVALAILVLLCLLSGSPDDRSWLPSSSSGAPIKNWIGVAGATIFALLYNSLGWSAYFVPVLIVMAAYRVYRADTLVPRVSRVLGFIFFAVALSGIFSLLGGYGAVVGEAAAQGLAHYLSRIGAGILLLTIFVCSLLLVTDASLAAFLSHFDMAWANFKIRFDEWRERRRSAQGASPAHIRAEERRRKRLAEKDAVIPPTIAVPEVPSANAVRGEPLFEHEQFDSVPTIEKADDPYATTIDEAVPVTESTSENDAAPAAIGASAAEEDEEVLPDAGAGDQDFTSYKLPDIALLTEAPPSIGHKEDELRSVAIQLEEKAGEFSVPGKVMHISPGPVVTTFEFKPASGVKYSRVTGLADDLCLALAAPSIRIDRIPGKAYVGIEVPNKQREMIYLRDVIDSPKFKEASSLLTLGLGKTIDGTKYVADLAKMPHLLIAGATGAGKSVGVNTLVMSILYKAKPDQVKFIMVDPKRLELGLYADIPHLSVPIITDPKRAATALKWAVREMEKRYKDLAGYGVRNIDSYNVEAKRRNDLGQYDENGDKHRNLPYIVIIIDELADLMMVAGKEVEESITRLAQMARAVGIHLVLATQRPSVDVITGLIKANFPSRISFRVSSRVDSRTIIDGNGAERLLGQGDMLFLPPGNSQVVRVHGAFVNEDEIKKVVESIKNQGRPEYDLTITKTEEEVSDDGESPGRRDVYFDDALRLFAQFKKASTSLLQRQLRIGYGRAAALIDAMVAEGFVGEMDGGTRARPILDKAYEYLQDLDEGARGVDA, encoded by the coding sequence ATGAAAACCTGTCCGACATGTAAGAAGACCTACGACGATGAGACGAATTTTTGCCTTGCGGACGGCAGCACGCTGTTAAAAAGCAAGCGTGCGAAAGCCGCGACGCACACGATCGTAAACGATATCGTCGCTCTGCTGCTTGTTGCTCTTGCGATACTTGTACTCCTGTGCCTCTTGAGCGGCAGCCCTGACGACCGTTCATGGCTTCCGTCGAGTTCGAGCGGTGCTCCGATCAAGAATTGGATCGGCGTTGCAGGCGCAACGATCTTCGCGCTCCTTTACAATTCGCTCGGCTGGTCGGCGTATTTTGTGCCTGTCCTGATAGTGATGGCGGCGTACCGTGTTTATCGTGCCGATACGCTTGTGCCGCGTGTATCGAGGGTTCTCGGTTTTATCTTTTTTGCCGTCGCTCTTTCGGGCATCTTCTCGCTTCTCGGCGGTTATGGTGCGGTTGTCGGTGAAGCCGCGGCTCAAGGGCTTGCACATTATCTGTCGCGTATCGGTGCCGGCATTCTGCTTTTAACCATCTTTGTTTGCTCGCTCTTACTCGTAACGGATGCGTCGCTCGCAGCATTCTTGAGCCACTTTGATATGGCCTGGGCGAATTTCAAGATCCGCTTTGACGAATGGCGTGAGAGACGGCGGTCTGCTCAAGGGGCAAGCCCCGCCCATATCCGTGCGGAGGAGCGAAGGCGGAAGCGTCTCGCAGAGAAGGATGCGGTTATTCCGCCGACCATAGCGGTTCCTGAGGTTCCTTCCGCAAACGCAGTTCGCGGCGAGCCGCTCTTTGAGCACGAGCAGTTCGATTCGGTGCCGACGATCGAAAAGGCGGACGACCCGTATGCAACAACGATCGACGAGGCTGTTCCCGTAACGGAAAGTACGTCTGAAAACGACGCAGCACCGGCGGCTATTGGTGCGAGTGCTGCCGAGGAAGACGAGGAAGTGCTGCCGGATGCAGGAGCAGGCGATCAGGATTTTACGAGCTACAAGCTTCCGGATATCGCATTATTGACCGAAGCGCCGCCCTCGATCGGCCATAAGGAAGATGAGCTTCGCAGTGTTGCGATACAGCTCGAGGAAAAGGCGGGAGAATTCAGTGTGCCGGGAAAGGTAATGCACATTTCGCCGGGGCCTGTTGTTACAACGTTCGAGTTCAAACCTGCAAGCGGCGTGAAATACTCGCGTGTTACGGGCTTGGCCGACGACCTTTGCCTGGCGCTTGCGGCGCCGTCCATCCGCATCGACCGCATACCGGGAAAGGCATACGTCGGCATCGAAGTTCCAAACAAACAGCGCGAGATGATCTATCTGCGCGACGTGATCGATTCGCCGAAGTTCAAAGAGGCATCGAGCCTGCTGACGCTTGGGCTTGGCAAGACAATCGACGGCACGAAATACGTCGCCGATCTCGCAAAAATGCCGCATCTTCTGATCGCCGGCGCAACCGGTGCCGGAAAATCGGTCGGCGTGAACACGCTTGTAATGTCGATCCTTTACAAGGCTAAGCCCGACCAAGTGAAGTTCATCATGGTCGATCCAAAGCGGCTTGAATTAGGGCTTTACGCGGACATTCCTCATCTGTCGGTACCGATCATAACCGATCCGAAACGAGCCGCAACCGCCTTGAAGTGGGCCGTCCGCGAAATGGAGAAGCGTTACAAGGACCTCGCCGGATACGGTGTGCGCAACATCGACAGCTATAATGTCGAAGCGAAACGGCGAAATGACCTCGGCCAGTATGACGAGAACGGCGATAAGCACCGAAACCTGCCGTATATCGTGATAATCATCGATGAGCTTGCGGATCTGATGATGGTTGCGGGTAAAGAGGTCGAGGAGTCGATCACAAGGCTTGCCCAGATGGCGCGTGCGGTCGGCATTCACCTTGTATTGGCAACACAGCGGCCTTCCGTCGATGTCATTACGGGCCTTATCAAGGCGAATTTTCCGTCGCGCATCTCTTTCCGCGTGTCGTCAAGGGTGGACAGCCGCACCATCATTGACGGAAACGGAGCCGAGCGTCTCCTCGGCCAAGGCGATATGTTATTTCTGCCGCCCGGTAATTCACAGGTTGTGCGTGTCCACGGTGCGTTCGTCAACGAGGACGAGATCAAGAAGGTTGTTGAGAGCATAAAGAACCAAGGCAGGCCCGAGTACGATCTAACCATCACAAAGACCGAAGAAGAGGTGAGTGACGACGGCGAATCGCCCGGCCGTCGCGATGTCTATTTTGACGACGCCCTGCGGTTATTCGCTCAGTTCAAGAAAGCATCGACGAGCCTTCTTCAGCGGCAGCTTCGGATCGGCTATGGCCGCGCGGCCGCCCTCATCGACGCGATGGTTGCAGAAGGCTTTGTCGGTGAAATGGACGGAGGAACCCGAGCGCGCCCGATCCTGGATAAAGCATACGAGTACCTGCAAGACCTTGATGAAGGTGCACGCGGCGTTGATGCCTGA
- a CDS encoding helix-hairpin-helix domain-containing protein has protein sequence MRLFVLIFLSAAIGTACTSRVVYERPRPDASDPRANINTSTVEQLEHMPYVGRRTAAAIVDFREANGPFRRVEGLMLIRGISERRFFELRSSLKAE, from the coding sequence ATGCGGCTTTTTGTCCTCATATTTCTGTCGGCAGCGATCGGTACTGCCTGTACTTCACGCGTAGTTTACGAGCGGCCCCGACCGGATGCGAGCGATCCGCGCGCGAACATAAATACCTCAACCGTCGAACAGCTTGAACACATGCCCTATGTCGGCCGTCGTACAGCAGCGGCGATCGTCGATTTTCGCGAGGCGAACGGCCCTTTCCGCCGTGTCGAAGGCCTTATGCTGATCCGCGGCATCAGCGAGCGGCGCTTTTTCGAACTACGATCGTCGCTAAAGGCCGAGTAG